In Ovis canadensis isolate MfBH-ARS-UI-01 breed Bighorn chromosome 3, ARS-UI_OviCan_v2, whole genome shotgun sequence, one DNA window encodes the following:
- the LOC138437449 gene encoding uncharacterized protein: protein MVRPTHWSSGARDGACVRRRRALAAATHPAARPGFSFTGFLFVFFSPPAEGHGISPKGTEERVAWGLPGCAWVFWPRRRSRCPPPQEAPRAFYRAESRPRARVPRARRPWAPAAAQPPPRGGEGRGRYVPETWRERGGDGSELATGEARERGSLPHWNGPGPAGAGCAFAAHFLLSSGLGDGVPSGRQRERLPGTGPLGTFSLSRALGYVEDPGSASPGRRRREDAGSSRGAAERRGAGRGLQARRCEEQGRGVGGGGGGGGGTTEEHRSRFARLSVVRCLPDTMALAEVVVCAVGRVVTLPAVEITAQATALLVLVMLSAAEDNGWESPLFSGARGQPAEPRPQRPPRKPLVVWFPGGRKELRGRGRTGTFVKLGEDLNLWIRYLLLKEGMKLSN, encoded by the coding sequence ATGGTTCGACCGACTCACTGGAGCAGCGGAGCGCGAGACGGGGCGTGTGTCCGTCGGCGCCGGGCTCTCGCCGCTGCCACCCATCCCGCAGCCCGGCCCGGTTTCAGTTTTacggggtttttgtttgttttcttctcgcCTCCTGCAGAGGGGCACGGGATTTCCCCGAAGGGTACTGAGGAGCGGGTGGCCTGGGGACTTCCGGGCTGTGCCTGGGTTTTCTGGCCGCGGCGCCGGAGCCGCTGTCCGCCTCCGCAGGAAGCGCCCCGGGCGTTCTACCGAGCGGAGAGCCGGCCCCGCGCGCGTGTGCCGAGAGCGCGGCGCCCGTGGGCCCCAGCCGCCGCCCAGCCCCCaccgcggggcggggaggggcgcgggCGGTACGTCCCGGAGACGTGGCGGGAGCGCGGTGGAGACGGCTCGGAGCTCGCGACGGGCGAAGCGCGGGAGCGCGGCTCGCTGCCTCACTGGAATGGTCCGGGTCCCGCAGGCGCCGGCTGCGCTTTTGCCGCCCATTTCCTGCTGTCGAGCGGCCTGGGGGACGGCGTCCCCTCGGGGCGGCAGAGGGAGCGGCTGCCTGGGACAGGACCTCTGGGCACCTTTTCTCTCTCCAGAGCGCTCGGTTACGTAGAGGACCCCGGCTCGGCCTCCCCCGGGCGCCGGCGCCGCGAAGATGCCGGGAGCTCCCGGGGTGCGGCCGAGCGGCGCGGCGCTGGGCGGGGTCTGCAGGCGCGGCGCTGCGAAGAGCAGGGGCGCGgggtcggcggcggcggcggcggcggcggaggaacGACGGAGGAGCACCGGAGTCGCTTCGCTCGCCTCAGCGTGGTCCGGTGCCTCCCCGACACCATGGCCCTGGCTGAGGTAGTAGTTTGTGCTGTTGGTCGGGTTGTGACATTGCCCGCTGTGGAGATAACTGCGCAAGCTACTGCCTTGCTAGTGCTGGTGATGCTCAGCGCCGCGGAGGACAATGGCTGGGAATCCCCTTTGTTTTCCGGGGCGCGGGGGCAGCCCGCGGAGCCCCGGCCTCAGCGGCCGCCACGGAAACCGTTAGTTGTATGGTTTCCCGGAGGGAGGAAGGAATTGCGGGGACGGGGGCGGACAGGGACTTTTGTAAAGCTGGGGGAAGACCTAAATCTCTGGATCCGCTATTTGCTtttgaaggaaggaatgaaattGAGTAATTGA